In Acidimicrobiia bacterium, a single genomic region encodes these proteins:
- a CDS encoding PaaI family thioesterase: MTPSRDDINRFLVEQFPAASGVECVEVGERHAIARWAYDPSTLRPGGLISGPTQFALADTALYFAVFGAIGLEPMVVTSDLSIRFLRPAVGGDLFARADLLHIGQARIYGVVDLWVGDDAELRVSHATGTYARSGK, encoded by the coding sequence ATGACTCCAAGCCGCGATGACATCAATCGGTTCCTGGTCGAGCAGTTCCCGGCGGCCTCCGGTGTCGAATGCGTGGAGGTGGGCGAACGCCACGCGATTGCCCGCTGGGCGTACGACCCGTCGACCCTGCGCCCGGGAGGGTTGATCTCGGGCCCGACACAGTTCGCGCTTGCAGACACCGCGCTGTACTTTGCGGTTTTCGGCGCGATCGGTCTCGAGCCCATGGTCGTGACTAGCGACCTGTCTATCCGGTTTCTCCGCCCGGCGGTGGGCGGAGATCTCTTCGCCAGGGCCGATCTGCTACACATCGGGCAAGCGAGGATCTACGGCGTTGTGGACTTGTGGGTAGGTGACGATGCCGAACTCAGGGTCTCGCACGCCACCGGGACCTACGCCCGCTCCGGCAAATGA
- a CDS encoding MerR family transcriptional regulator, which produces MTYTVSAVAKATGITVRTLHHYDEIGVLHPSGRSPSGYRMYDDADLERLQEILFFRALGFGLNDVRRSLADPDRRETLLRQRQLMVDQAARFHQMVDTIDRALEAIDEGTTMSKEDLFEVFGDFDPDEHAEEARERWGGTDAYQESQRRTKSYGKEQWKEALAEGNTIAEELAALMVGGDAATGAAAMDLAERHRQHITRWFYPCPSEMHVGLGEMYTTDARFTAYWDKYRSGLAVFVRDAFRANAERGR; this is translated from the coding sequence GTGACCTACACGGTGAGCGCAGTCGCGAAGGCCACGGGGATTACGGTGCGAACGCTGCACCACTACGACGAGATCGGCGTCCTGCATCCGTCCGGGCGGAGCCCATCGGGATATCGGATGTATGACGATGCCGACCTCGAACGTCTCCAGGAGATCTTGTTCTTCCGCGCCCTTGGTTTCGGTCTCAACGATGTGCGCCGGTCGCTCGCCGATCCCGATCGTCGCGAAACGTTGCTTCGGCAGCGACAACTCATGGTGGATCAGGCAGCCCGGTTCCACCAGATGGTGGACACAATCGATAGGGCGCTCGAGGCAATCGATGAAGGGACAACGATGAGTAAGGAAGATTTGTTTGAGGTGTTTGGAGATTTCGATCCGGATGAACACGCTGAGGAAGCCCGGGAGCGCTGGGGCGGGACCGACGCATACCAGGAGTCGCAACGAAGGACCAAGTCGTACGGCAAGGAGCAGTGGAAGGAAGCGCTGGCGGAGGGCAATACGATCGCCGAGGAACTCGCCGCCCTCATGGTCGGTGGCGATGCTGCCACGGGCGCGGCCGCCATGGATCTGGCGGAGCGACACCGTCAGCACATTACCCGGTGGTTCTATCCATGCCCGTCTGAGATGCATGTCGGCCTGGGCGAGATGTACACCACCGACGCCCGCTTCACTGCCTATTGGGACAAGTACCGTTCGGGGTTGGCCGTCTTCGTTCGCGATGCGTTCCGGGCCAACGCAGAGCGCGGCCGCTAA
- a CDS encoding ABC transporter ATP-binding protein, producing MKDERTLRVLRQALKEAPVLRRGLGLTVLMAAAGTAIQIIVPIALQQIIDDELLTPIEINLSSVGARVAMAAAALVLGTWVGRAALVRLVKASSTGLSDLRQLTFAHLMKRSVLHVDAERRGSLVSRVTTDIATLQGFMDWGGVGLLTSGSQVFLALGAMYVYEWRIALLVTIGILLYAVLMIWFQRVLQRSYDRVRRRVANSLAVLSEAISAIPVVRAYGVERATQDRVAEVLEDRFQSEYKTMRFGNILFSSAELFAGILMAAVVAAGLAFETTPGRLLAFLFLVNLLTEPVQMMVEVLETAQSAASGMRRILGEIHSEVEIPDPVDGLALPPGALDVRFTDVSFRYGEGPEVLRALSARVQAGARVAIVGETGSGKTTFAKLAVRLLEPTSGSIAIGGVALNRISFASLRHRVAFVPQEGFLFEGTVADNIRYGKPDATDRELRTAFVELGLDGWLDRLPDGLGSSVGERGSDLSAGERQLVALVRAWISVPDVLVLDEATSAVDPVLDVQLRRAMERLTQGRTAITIAHRLATAEAADEVLVFDRGLLVERGRHQDLLAAGGVYASLHADWATGTMSAGGQIQR from the coding sequence GTGAAGGACGAACGAACCCTCAGGGTTCTGCGACAGGCCCTAAAGGAAGCGCCCGTTTTGCGGCGCGGGCTCGGGTTGACCGTGCTGATGGCGGCGGCCGGAACGGCCATTCAGATCATCGTCCCGATCGCCCTGCAACAGATCATCGACGACGAACTGCTGACTCCCATTGAGATCAACCTCAGCAGCGTGGGAGCCCGAGTGGCAATGGCGGCCGCCGCCCTCGTGCTCGGAACCTGGGTGGGGCGCGCCGCCCTGGTCCGACTGGTGAAGGCCTCCTCTACCGGCCTCTCCGACCTCCGCCAGTTGACCTTCGCTCACCTCATGAAACGCTCGGTCCTCCACGTCGACGCCGAGCGCCGTGGGTCCCTCGTCTCGAGGGTCACCACCGACATCGCAACCCTCCAAGGCTTCATGGATTGGGGAGGGGTCGGGTTGCTCACCTCCGGATCACAGGTCTTCCTGGCGCTGGGAGCGATGTACGTTTACGAGTGGCGAATAGCGCTTCTCGTGACGATCGGGATCCTTCTCTACGCGGTGCTCATGATCTGGTTCCAGCGCGTTCTCCAGCGCAGCTACGACCGGGTCCGGCGGCGGGTCGCCAACAGCCTGGCAGTCCTGTCCGAAGCGATCTCGGCCATTCCCGTGGTCCGCGCCTATGGAGTCGAGCGAGCCACACAGGACAGAGTGGCCGAGGTGCTCGAGGATCGATTCCAGTCTGAGTACAAGACGATGCGGTTCGGCAACATCCTGTTCAGTTCGGCCGAACTGTTCGCAGGCATCTTGATGGCCGCAGTTGTGGCAGCCGGCCTGGCGTTCGAGACGACACCCGGTCGCCTGCTGGCATTCCTGTTCCTGGTCAACCTCCTGACCGAACCGGTGCAAATGATGGTCGAGGTACTGGAGACCGCCCAATCGGCCGCATCGGGAATGCGACGGATCCTCGGTGAGATCCACTCGGAGGTGGAGATCCCCGATCCCGTTGATGGGCTGGCGCTACCGCCCGGAGCGCTCGACGTGCGCTTCACCGACGTTTCATTTCGATACGGTGAGGGCCCCGAAGTGCTCCGGGCGCTGAGCGCGAGGGTCCAGGCGGGGGCGCGTGTGGCCATCGTCGGCGAGACAGGATCGGGGAAGACGACCTTCGCCAAGCTGGCCGTGCGCCTGCTCGAGCCGACCTCCGGATCCATAGCAATCGGAGGAGTTGCACTCAATCGCATCTCGTTCGCCTCGCTCCGCCACCGGGTGGCGTTCGTACCTCAGGAGGGCTTCCTGTTCGAAGGAACAGTGGCGGACAACATCCGGTACGGGAAACCGGACGCAACGGACCGCGAGCTGCGCACGGCCTTCGTCGAGCTTGGGCTCGACGGTTGGCTCGACCGCCTCCCGGACGGCCTGGGCTCATCAGTCGGCGAACGGGGCAGCGACCTCTCGGCCGGTGAGCGGCAACTCGTGGCGCTGGTGCGGGCCTGGATCTCCGTGCCGGACGTTCTCGTGCTCGACGAAGCGACGTCGGCCGTCGATCCGGTGCTCGACGTTCAGCTACGCCGGGCGATGGAGCGTCTCACCCAGGGAAGAACGGCGATCACCATTGCCCACCGTCTCGCCACCGCAGAAGCAGCCGACGAGGTGCTGGTATTCGACCGGGGTCTACTGGTGGAGCGGGGCCGGCACCAGGATCTTCTCGCCGCCGGCGGCGTGTACGCCTCATTGCACGCCGATTGGGCGACCGGGACGATGAGCGCCGGGGGACAAATCCAGAGGTAG
- a CDS encoding hemolysin family protein, with amino-acid sequence MEGNGWLIGLLVVAFVLAAFVAAGETALLRMSPVRAASLASGGDRRARRIVALLDDLPRVLNAVLLTALLSQIGAATVTGILAQRWFGNLGVTVASIVLTILLFVYAEAIPKTFAVRHADRVALMLASPLAWLEVLFRPLLRALVWFADIQMPGKGVTTSPTVTEDELRRLASRAAREGEITPEDQVLIERAFRLGDRRVDDIMVPRADIVSVPADATVDVALAIALEAGHRRIPVYAGSPENITGIVGLRDLLRLSETRRDLLQVSALATDPLVVPDSKRVLDLLREMQASRMHLAVVVDEYGGTAGLLTIEDIAEELLGSMSEEPDRVITVGDGGWSVDAALPVEDLADLIGQSLPDGEWNTVAGLVYALCGRVPEVGDEVLVAGHTLKVASKRRRRITRIEVTRSGG; translated from the coding sequence ATGGAAGGTAACGGTTGGCTCATCGGCTTGCTCGTGGTGGCGTTCGTGCTGGCGGCCTTTGTGGCGGCAGGCGAAACCGCCCTGCTCCGCATGTCTCCGGTGCGGGCCGCCTCCCTCGCCTCCGGAGGTGACCGGCGTGCGCGTCGAATCGTGGCGCTCCTCGACGATTTGCCGCGCGTCTTGAATGCGGTCCTGCTCACGGCACTACTCAGTCAGATCGGGGCGGCGACGGTCACAGGAATCCTTGCCCAACGATGGTTCGGGAATCTCGGCGTGACGGTCGCTTCGATCGTGCTCACCATCTTGCTGTTCGTGTATGCAGAGGCGATTCCGAAGACCTTCGCCGTTCGGCACGCCGATCGTGTGGCATTGATGCTGGCGTCTCCGCTTGCATGGCTGGAAGTCCTCTTCCGACCGCTGTTACGGGCGCTGGTTTGGTTCGCCGATATCCAGATGCCCGGCAAAGGTGTAACGACGTCGCCAACTGTTACCGAGGATGAGCTCCGGCGATTGGCTTCCCGGGCCGCCCGGGAGGGGGAGATCACTCCCGAGGATCAGGTGCTCATCGAGCGAGCATTCAGGCTCGGTGACCGGCGCGTCGACGACATCATGGTTCCGCGCGCAGACATCGTCTCCGTCCCCGCCGATGCGACAGTCGACGTCGCACTCGCCATCGCTCTCGAAGCCGGACATCGCCGGATTCCGGTCTACGCAGGGTCACCCGAGAACATCACCGGCATCGTGGGTCTGCGCGACCTCCTGAGGCTTTCCGAGACAAGGCGCGACCTCCTCCAGGTCTCCGCATTGGCCACCGACCCGCTGGTCGTTCCCGACTCGAAGCGGGTTCTGGACCTGCTGCGGGAGATGCAGGCCAGCCGGATGCATCTGGCGGTGGTCGTCGATGAGTACGGAGGCACTGCCGGGCTCCTCACCATTGAAGACATCGCTGAGGAACTGCTCGGATCGATGAGCGAGGAACCCGATCGGGTGATCACGGTCGGAGATGGAGGGTGGTCTGTCGATGCCGCGCTTCCCGTTGAGGATCTCGCTGATCTCATTGGACAGAGCCTTCCGGATGGCGAGTGGAACACTGTTGCCGGCCTCGTCTACGCGCTGTGCGGCCGGGTTCCTGAAGTCGGTGACGAAGTCCTGGTTGCCGGACACACCCTCAAGGTAGCGAGCAAGCGGCGCCGTCGGATCACGCGAATCGAAGTGACCCGCTCCGGGGGTTGA